A window from Gossypium raimondii isolate GPD5lz chromosome 7, ASM2569854v1, whole genome shotgun sequence encodes these proteins:
- the LOC128042504 gene encoding uncharacterized protein LOC128042504, whose amino-acid sequence MTITEYEREFVRLCKYARECVSREAIKCKRFDDRLNDDIRLSVGVLKIKEFIVLVERSYDGSILAELRAKPMFLEEICKAQKDDSELQAKRAQCETGVESNFQIGSDGCLMFRNRICVSKNDELVRKILQEAHSSSLSIHPSSTKIYNDLKKMYWWVGIERDISEFVYRCLICQ is encoded by the exons ATGACTATTACtgagtatgaacgtgaatttgttAGACTCTGcaagtatgctcgagagtgtgtgTCTAGAGAAGCTATTAAGTGTAAAAGATTTGATGATaggctcaatgatgatatccgacTGTCAGTTGGTGTTCTAAAGATAAAGGAGTTTATTGTTCTAGTTGAGAGATCCT ATGACGGTtctattttagctgagttgagagctaaaccgatgtttcttgaagaaatctgTAAAGCTCAAAAAGATGATAGTGAATTACAAGCTAAAAGAGCTCAGTGTGAGACAGGTGTAGAGTCTAATTTTCAGATCGGTTctgatggttgtttgatgttcagaAATCGGATATGTGTATCGAAGAATGATGAGCTTGTTCGAAAGATTTTACAAGAAGCACATAGcagttctttgtctattcacCCAAGTAGTACAAAgatttataatgatttgaagaaaatgtatTGGTGGGTAGGAATTGaaagagatatttcagaatttgtttaTAGATGCTTGATTTGTCAGTAG